From Streptomyces sp. Edi4, one genomic window encodes:
- a CDS encoding DNA-binding response regulator yields the protein MNDEPIVTLHGERALIDRAGHLFAGARREFLVAAADPVTWSAGVRTAFAAGLRPTTEPGGVALRKLYTPQALADARAELRLTRMAARGAQIRISPAPLVQETIVLDRRVAILAGVPSRGARTYTVIRSPDVVAGLRTLVHAAWTTSLDLHDHLRRPPAALGPEGRRILRMLGSGHTDEAAARHLGMSLRTYRRRVADVMDALGATSRFQAGLRARELVDDQV from the coding sequence ATGAACGACGAACCGATCGTGACCCTCCACGGCGAGCGCGCGCTCATCGACCGGGCCGGGCATCTGTTCGCGGGGGCACGGCGGGAGTTCCTTGTGGCCGCCGCCGACCCGGTGACCTGGTCGGCCGGGGTGCGCACCGCCTTCGCCGCCGGGCTGCGCCCCACCACCGAGCCGGGCGGCGTGGCCCTGCGCAAGCTCTACACCCCGCAGGCGCTTGCCGACGCGCGCGCCGAGCTGCGGCTGACCAGGATGGCCGCCAGGGGCGCGCAGATCCGGATCTCCCCGGCGCCGCTGGTCCAGGAGACCATCGTGCTCGACCGGCGCGTCGCCATCCTCGCGGGCGTCCCCAGCCGGGGCGCCCGCACGTACACGGTGATCCGTTCGCCCGATGTCGTCGCGGGTCTCAGGACGCTCGTCCACGCCGCGTGGACGACCTCTCTCGACCTCCACGACCATCTGCGTCGGCCTCCCGCCGCGCTGGGCCCGGAGGGGCGGCGGATCCTGCGGATGCTCGGGTCGGGGCACACCGACGAGGCGGCGGCCCGGCACCTCGGCATGTCGCTGCGTACGTACCGGCGACGGGTCGCCGATGTGATGGACGCGCTCGGCGCCACCTCCCGGTTCCAGGCGGGACTCCGCGCGCGCGAGCTGGTGGACGACCAGGTGTGA